A single genomic interval of Dysidea avara chromosome 8, odDysAvar1.4, whole genome shotgun sequence harbors:
- the LOC136264380 gene encoding broad substrate specificity ATP-binding cassette transporter ABCG2-like, producing MAQTLATGESISLSKRSTALQYGILEKELAEGNKCVSFHNIHYEVSRQFCWKKQPKTILDNVSGIMKTGVNAILGPTGSGKTTLLDILAGHKDRKGLSGVVLINGENQPIDFKLESAYVPQAETLMGTLTVRENIAFSAAMRLPSTSTWNDRKERVCQVIDELGLKEVADSKVGTEFIRSISGGEKKRTSIGMELIIAPGILFLDEPTTGLDASSAISVIRLLNDLSKQDRVIIISIHQPRYSIYKLFDTLTLLSKGNMVYHGLAGDHALQYFSDNGYECEQHNNPADFFLDIMISCEAEEINSGKHSLSERTEQNKLVLAYTQSSQYHEITNELTAILEQAPKETRSVSQVSDSFQWQLGVLAVREVRNLLRSPIVFIGQLFMAAVLSIILGVIFFQLESSYAGFQNRIGAFFFVTTTVVFGSTPSIDLFIRERPLFIHQSARGYFRVSAFFFAKVFCFVIPMRFIPVILYSTISYWMLGLKTELINFAIYVITLSLAACAASSTAFFVSAGIRVFALADVLITITFVFQLIFGGFLVNFNSVVDWLSWLQYVSVFRYTLNALFENELRGSVYCDGIPTHSFNTTVFECDDNRTVIGDVYLESVGYLRYNIWYNELSLFLYIVVVLIFAYVTLRCVKKEN from the exons ATGGCTCAAACCCTGGCTACAGGAGAGTCCATATCATTGAGCAAGCGTTCCACTGCCCTACAATATGGAATACTTGAGAAGGAACTAGCGGAAGGAAATAAATGTGTGTCATTTCACAACATCCATTATGAAGTATCTCGACAATTTTGTTGGAAAAAACAACCAAAGACTATATTGGATAATGTTAG TGGCATTATGAAAACTGGTGTAAATGCTATATTGGGTCCAACTGGTAGTGGTAAGACCAC GTTACTGGATATTCTTGCTGGTCATAAGGATAGGAAGGGGTTGAGCGGAGTGGTATTGATCAATGGTGAAAACCAGCCAATTGATTTCAAATTAGAATCAGCCTATGTTCCACAG gctgaaactttaatgGGGACACTTACTGTTAGAGAGAACATTGCCTTCTCTGCTGCTATGAGGTTACCATCAACATCCACATGGAATGATAGAAAAGAAAGAGTGTGCCAAGTTATTGATGAGCTTGGATTAAAGGAAGTAGCAGATAGCAAA GTTGGAACAGAGTTTATCAGGAGCATTTCTGGGGGAGAAAAGAAACGTACTAGTATTGGAATGGAGTTGATCATTGCTCCAGGGATTCTATTCCTGGATGAGCCGACCACTGGACTGGATGCATCATCTGCTATATCTGTGATAAGATTATTGAATGA TCTCAGTAAACAAGACCGGGTGATCATTATATCCATTCATCAGCCAAGATACTCCATTTACAAATTATTTGACACACTAACACTGCTGTCTAAAGGAAACATGGTATACCATGGCTTAGCTGGAGATCATGCCTTACAATATTTCAGTGATAATG GTTATGAATGTGAACAGCACAACAACCCTGCTGACTTCTTTTTAGACATTATGATTTCTTGTGAAGCAGAAGAAATAAATA GTGGCAAGCATTCACTCAGTGAAAGGACTGAGCAGAACAAACTTGTTTTGGCCTACACACAAAGCTCACAGTATCATGAAATCACAAATGAACTAACTGCAATATTGGAACAAGCACCAAAGGAGACTAGGAGTGTTTCTCAGGTTTCTGACAGTTTCCAGTGGCAA CTTGGAGTGCTAGCTGTACGTGAAGTAAGAAACCTACTGAGGAGCCCTATCGTCTTCATAGGAcaa TTATTCATGGCAGCAGTCTTATCAATTATCTTGGGTGTGATATTCTTCCAACTAGAAAGCAGCTACGCTGGGTTCCAAAATAG AATTGGTGCATTCTTTTTTGTCACCACAACTGTAGTGTTTGGAAGCACACCATCCATAGACTTGTTCATACGTGAGAGACCACTATTTAT CCACCAAAGTGCCAGAGGATATTTCAGAGTGTCAGCATTCTTCTTTGctaaagtgttttgttttgtaataccCATGAGATTCATACCAGTTATATTGTATTCCACTATATCATACTGGATGTTGG GGTTAAAGACAGAGCTGATCAACTTTGCTATTTACGTGATAACTTTGTCATTAGCAGCTTGTGCTGCATCTTCAACAGCATTTTTTGTTAGTGCTGGTATTAGAGTGTTTGCCTTAGCAGATGTATTGATTACTATAACATTCGTTTTCCAATTG ATATTTGGTGGATTTCTAGTAAACTTCAACTCCGTGGTTGACTGGTTAAGCTGGCTACAATACGTCAGCGTTTTTCGTTATACTTTAAAT GCATTATTTGAGAATGAACTAAGAGGGTCTGTGTACTGTGATGGGATCCCTACCCACTCCTTCAACACAACTGTCTTTGAATG TGATGATAACCGAACTGTAATCGGTGATGTCTACCTTGAATCAGTTGGATACCTTCGTTATAACATTTGGTACAATGAATTAAGCTTGTTCCTATACATTGTTGTTGTACTCATATTTGCTTATGTCACTTTGAGGTGTGTGAAGAAAGAGAATTAA